DNA from Parvularcula marina:
TCTACAATACCTTCAATGTTGCGATTGCGACGGGTCCCTACAGATATGAATATGTCGATGGGGCGGAATGGGCCGACCGTGTGCCGGTCCTCTTCCGTATCTATCTGGAGAGACGGTTCGAGAATGCCGATATCGTCGCAGCCGTCGGTGATCGGACAGAAATGCCGGTCAGCCGGTCTTATGTCCTTTATTCGGATATCCGGGCATTCAATATCGACCGGACAGGAGCGGGCGAAGTGGCGCGTGTCTCTTTCGGTGCACGCTTGACCAATCCGCGCGGACACACGCTGGCATCGAGTGTCTTCACACAGGAAATCCCGACAGGGGGCCGGGGCGCTGAGTTCTATGCTGATGCGCTCAATGAAGCTGCCGCTATGACGACCGAGGAAGCGGTGCGCTGGACATCCGGCCTGATTGAAGAGAATGAGCGCCGGGAGGCTGCTCAGTCGAAGTGACCGGCGGCTGAACCCGTCAGCATATATAGCCGGCCGAGCGGTGAGGTCAGATAGGTCTGGATCGCATCCGCCCCGCCGGCTTCAGCTGACAGCGGCTCAAGGATCGTATCGAAGTCCCGCAGGAATTCATTGGTCCGTTCCCTGAAGACAGCATTCTGGTTCAGCTCTGCCTGAATGCGCGCGCGTAGCGTATCCTGATCGCGTGCGATCAGGGCCTTGGCGAAGATCTGGCGTTCGCCAGCCTCAAACCGGTCGAGATCCTCATGTGAGGGGCCGCCGAAAAGCTGGGTCTGAAGGACAAGTGAGTAATTCTGGATACGAACGACCAGCCGGTCGAGGACATCCATATTGGGGGCAGGGGATGCCTCCATGGACGGCTTTTCAGGTGCGGGCTTTGGTGCAGGAGCAGGCTCAGCCGGACGAACGGGCGCTGACGGCGCGGGGGCCGGATCAATTTTAGGCGTCACCAGACCTTGTGTCGCCCTCATGATCGGCTCGCGCGGGAACGCGGTCGGCTTGGGCGCAGGCGGTGTCGGCGGGATCGGAATGTCTTCCTCGGCCTGCTTGATAGGTTTGACCAGCGGTGCGGGATTGGCTTCCTCGACCTTGGCGAGGATGTCTTTCCAACGATGCTTTTCTTTTGGCCGGTCTTTGAGCGCCATGGGTTCCGGTTCGACCGGCGCGGGCGGCGGCGTGGGCGTCGGTGCTGCGGCTTGCGGTGAAGGCGGCGTCACCGGTTTCTGACGCGGAGCGACGACACGGCTTGCCTGTTCGGTGACGACCTGCGCGAGCCTGTCGGCACGGCGACGCTGGTCGCGCATCAGGGTTTCGAGTTTGGCGGACTGGTTGGCCAGTTCTTCCTGAGCAGCGTGAATGCGCGCGGCATTCTCCTCAAGCCGGTTGGTCAGCGAGGTCTGGTGCTCTGTCGCTTCCTCGCTCGCATTCCGCAGGGCGGCGCTGCGCTCTTCCATGGCACGGGCAAGCTCTTCGAACCGGTCGAGCGATTGCGCAGAGACAGATTCAAACCGGTTGATCTGACTGTCGAACTCACGCCCGCGATCGGCCAGACGATCCTCCAGCCCGGCATGCTCATCGGCAGCAGCCTGTGAGCGTTCGGCGATCTTCTCGGCAAAGCGGTCCGCTTCGCGGTTCATTTCTTCGGTGAGCGCGATCAGCGCATTGCGCTCCTGCTCAAGCCGGGCGGCACTGCGCGCTGTACCTGCGCCCAAGGCTTCACCAGCATTGCCGATGGCCCGGACCTGCTGGCGGATTAGGCTTTCTGCCTCCGCAAGACGCGACAGGGCCTGATCAATCTCATCATTAAGCGCGGATACAGAGCCCGGCGTCAGATCGGCAAAGGACCGGCCGGAATGCCCGGAGACGAGCTGTTGCGCCGACGCTTCGAGCCGAAGGGCGAGCGACAGCACATAGCCGATAAGGCGGATGCAGATCCCGGCCGTTGCCGCCCACAGGACAACATCCAGCGAATAGCCGAATTTCAGCGCCCAGACGCCGGTCACCTGCTCATTGGCGAGCATCGACCCGATCGGCCATGCGATCATCCAGCAGACGGGGATCGTGAAGGCGAGCATCTGCGAGATGCGCTGCACTTTGCGCGCCCGCCTTGGCCAGGGCAGGGGATCATTGTCGTCTTCGAGAAAAGCGCGCCGCGCCGTGTCGCTCTCCGCCCCGCGAGGATCATCGCCATGCCGGGCCGAAATCGGCACGACGACAGAGCGGTCATCATCGGCGTCCTGCGCCGAATGGGGGTGGGTCGGGTCTTCCGCGACCATGGGCATTTATCTCTCCGATCAGCCAGAAGGACGGTCGGACCGCCCCCGGGCTGCTTAACCCTGAGCCCTCGGGTTTGGAGGGTGCGCTGTCAAGGTGCAATGCTGGGTCTGTAACTGATCGTAAGTCCCGGTTAATCCTGCGTTAAGGGTGAATTGGTGAGGCTCCATTTCGGGCATGGAACAGGATTACAAGGCAAAAGACGTGGCGCAGCTGCCACAGACCCCGCTTGCGAGAGCAAGGGCGAGGCTGGTCGAACTGGTCGAAGCGCCCTGGTTCTCGAACGCGGTAATGGCGCTCATCTGCCTCAATGCGATCACGCTGGGGCTTGAGACTTTTGACCGTTTCGATCCGTGGCGGCCCTGGCTGCATCTTTTTGATCTGTTGTTTGTCACGGTCTTCGTCATCGAGATGGTCTTGCGGATTGCCGCCTATGGCCCGTCATTCTTCCGGTCGGGCTGGAATATCGCGGATTTTGTGATTGTCGCGGGCGCAGCGCTTGCCGCCTCGAACCTCTTTGCCGCGCTCCGGGCGTTCAGGGTGCTGCGGCTCCTCCGGGTCGTCACCGTCGTGCCGAGAATGCGCACCGTGGTGAGAGCGCTGGTCGATTCGGTGCCCGGCATCATCTCCGTTGCGATCATTGCCGTCCTGATCGTCTATGTGTTCGCGGTCATCGCAGGCTCACTCTACGGTGAGACGCATCCGAACTATTTCGGCAATGTCTTCACCTCTATGTACACGCTGTTCCAGATCATCACGCTGGAGGGCTGGCGCGATATTGCGGATGATGTGCAGGCGGATCACCCGATGTCATGGATCTTCTTCCTGACCTTCGTGCTGGTCGGCACCTTCACCATGCTCAACCTCTTCATCGCGATTGTCGTGCGGGTGGTGGAGGAAGAGGCGGATGAAACCGAAGAATTCATCCATGAGGAAACGGACCACGTCCTGCAGGAGCTCAAAGTCCTGTCAGCGAAGATCGATGAGCTGAAAGCAAGACTTCCCGATCAGGAACGGCCTTAGCGTTTCCAGTCAGGATCACGCTTTTCTATATAGGCGGCGAGCCCTTCACGCGCCTCATTCGTCTTCCGAATCCGGGCACTGATCTTTGCGGCGCCTTCGATCAGGCCCGTATTGAACGGCTCATGCGCATAGGCGTTGAGCAGCATTTTCATTTCCTTCTGAGCGAGCGGCCCGCCCATCAGAAGATCATCGATAAACCGGGCGACTGTCGCATCAAGCTGCGCACCAAGGCAGGTCGCATGAATGAAGCCGACCCGTCGCGCCTCATCGGCGGAGAAGGTCTCGCCCGTCAAGACGTAGCGCCTGAGGACAAATGGGCTGACAGCATCAAGCATGAATGGCGCCAGGACCGCCGGCAGGGTGCCGAGCCTGACGGCAGGCAGTGAGAACTGCGCCTCGTCATCGCTGACAGAAATATCGCAGGCAACGGCCAGCGCGAGCCCGGCGCCGATGGCAGCGCCATTGACGCGCGCAATGGTCGGTTTGGGACAGCAACGCACCTGCCAGAGAAGATTGCCCAGCCGTCTTGCATCGACAGAGGGCTGGTCGGTCGCCATTTCCTCCATCCATGAAATGTCCGTGCCCGCGCTAAAGGCATCTTCAGAGCCGGTGATGACAATCAGGCGGACATCCTGTGACCGGCTATAGGTGACGACATGCTCGGTCAGCTCCCGCATCAGCTCCTCATCGAGGGCATTGCGGACATCCGGGCGGTTCAGCGTCAGGGTGGCGACCCCTCGCTCATCCACATGTGTCAGTAAACAGTGATCCGTCACGTTCGGCCTCTCAGGCATAAATCCTAGGCGGCACTATAACGCCTTTTCTGGGCAAGTGCTGTCTGTTGCACGAGCCGCCTTGTGAGCGGTTTGGACACCATACGGGCACTCGCAAGACCCATCAGGACTGCCGCTGCGGCGAGCGCCATCGGCTGATCAGTCAGGGGCGCATTCGATGCAGTGAAGATCAGAAGCATCAGGGCGCTGCCGACCCCGGGCGCGCCATTATACCAGATCAGGAATGTCTGATCGGCCACCGGCAAATGGCTCGGCACAAGGGCAAGATAGCGGGCGAGCGCCCGGACCATCCCGACGCCGACCAGCGCCATGAACCAGATCAGGAAGTCGAGCGTGACGGCGTGCGGTGCGATGATCAGGCCGAAGAGGGCGAGCGCAATCGGCGACAGCGTCGCCTCGCCCGTCCGCCAATAGCGGGTGCGGATCGCAGCCGAGAGGCGGGCTTCCTCCGAATAGGCAACGCCAGCGCCTGCGAGTGTCATCACCGGGTCGAGCCCGATGAGGATCGCGAGGACATACATCGCAGCGGCAAAAAAGAGCGGTGATTTGGGCAAGGCCGCTTGGGGGATGGGGAGGAAGCGCCCTGCGGCAAGGCCCGCAATGCCGCCAATCGCAAAGCCGCCGAGTGAACGGATAGCGGGCAGGTCGATAATAGCGGTGCCCGGCGTGACGGGTTCAGCGCCGCTGTTCAGCAGCATCGCAATCGGCACGCCGAGGACGAGCACGGTGGCTGTTTCAACCCGCGCGGCGGTCCGTGTTTCTTCGGCAATCGGCGCCGTCAGGAGCGGCGAGGAGACCGCGGGCGCCCCGCCCAACATCAGGGCGGCGCCAACGAGCAGTGGCGGGAAGAGGCCCATGCCGGGCACCAGAATATACGCCGTCATCGCAAAGCCGAACATCATGACGAGCGTGCCGCCGGTCGCGAGGCGGAAGGCATCAGGAGATATCCGCAAGAGCCGCGAGAGGCGGCATTCCATGGCTGCGACAAAAACCAGCGCGCCGAGCAGAGACTGTGCCGCTGCCCCGATCAGCTTGTCAGGGAAATAGGGCAGGTTGAGCATCAGCCAGATCAGCCCAATCCCAATGCTCACCCCCGTGACGATCAGCGGTTTCCTCGTCAGCTCAAGCAGGATGCCGCGCGTCAGGCCTACATAAACGAGGCCAGCAAGTACGAGCGGGGTGAGAAGAGAGGTGAGCAGCATTGTTCGGACTTGTTGAGAGACTCGGAACCTTGGGCCCGTTCGGCAGCCTCGAAAAGGTCTCGAGGCGTGAATTAATCCCCATGCGCCCAGTCCGGTTTATTCTCCTCAATATTGGCAGAGGAGTGCCTTATGACGATCTCAGAAAATCCTCCCCTCCGCGAACGGCTAGCGCGGGCGGTCGGGCAATTTGCGCCAACCCTTGCAGGCGCGCTCGGTGGCCCGCTGGCGGGTGCAGCGGTCGCGGCGGTCTCAAAAGCAGTGACGGGAGAGGAGGCCGCACCTGACGGCGTGATCCTCGAAGCGGTGGTTGGCCGCGATCCCAAAGCGCTCGCCGCGCTGAAGGAAGCGGAGCTTGATTTCCGCAAGGCCATGCTGACGGCACAGAATGAGTCGCGCCGAATTGCGGCCTCAGACCGGGCGGATGCGCGGGCGCGTCAGCGGGCGATCAAGGACATCACCCCGGCGGTGCTGGGGCTCGGCGTGATTGGCGGGTTCTTCTTCGTGATGGCGACCATGCTGTGGCGGGAATTGCCATCCGAGGCCGGAACGGAATTCTCGATCATGCTCGGCGCGCTGGCGACTATGACAGCAGCGGTCGTGAACTATTATTTCGGCTCGTCGGCGGACTCCGTTGAGAAGACGCGCGTGATGAGCGGCTTGCACTGATCCTCGAGAAGTCGGTAACCGCTCTTTCCTATGGCGGTGCAGCATATTCTCATCATCGGGGACGGGGTGATCGGCCTTTCGGCGGCGTGGAAGCTTGCCCGGGCCGGGCACCGCGTGACCTGCATCGGGGACGATGGCCCACGCTCGACCGATGCCGCGGCTGGCATGTTGGCTCCGAGTTTCGAGCGCCATCATCCGCGCGCTGCAGGCAGTCTAGGCGCACTGCTCGAAGAGGGGCTCACTTTCTGGCCAGATTTTGCCCGTGAGCTGATGAATGAGACGGGTCAGACTTTCGGTTATGATCAGAACGGCATCATCGGCATCAGCTTTCCCTCCGCGCCGTCTTCCTCCGCGATTGAGACCGAGCCGCCGGCGGGTTTCCCGGCGAGCCGCGCCTGGCTCGTCCCTGAAGAAGGGCAGGCCGATCCCCGTTTACTGCGGTCAGTCCTGCTCAATGCCTTCTGGAAGGCAGGCGGCACGCATATCCAGCTCAAGGCGGATGCGATTGAGTGCAGGCCCGAGGGCATTTCAGTCAGGGCAGGAACGGAGCGGTTCATGACCGACCGCATTGTGCTGGCGGGCGGTGTCAGGTCGGCTGAGCTCCTCCCCGGTGCCTTCGAGATGGAAGGGGTTCGGGGCCGGGCGTTCCTTCATCATGCGCCGGAGTTGAAGCTCACCCATGTCGTCAGGACACAGACCGTTTATTTCTGCCCCAAGTCAGACGGTCTTCTCTATATCGGCGCAACCGAAGAGATCGAAGCCGGCGAGCCGGCCATGTTCGATGGGCTGTGGTGGGAGGCTGTCTCGGTCTGTCCTCCCTTGCAGGGGACGGAACGGTTGAAGGTCTTTGACGGGGTGCGACCAGCCTTGAAAAGCGGATTACCGAAGATCGGCCATTGGGCCGAAGACGAGCGGGTGTACCTCGCGCTCGGCCATGACCGGAACGGGGTTCTCCTCGCGCCGCTCACTGCGGACCGGATCGTCCTCGCGCACAGTCTCTAGCTCTTCCAGGCGCTCTTCGCGAGCAGCCATCCGCTCGCGATGCCAGCGCCGCCAGGAGCGGGGCCAGAAATGCGTGATCCGGTATTTCTTCTGCAGAAGATGCAGCCACAGCGGCGGCTCGTCGGGGACATATTCACGCTCCGCAAAGAGCGTGCTGTCTGTGATCAGCTCAGGCTTGTCAGCGGGATCATCCGCCGTATCTGTCGGCAGGACAGGCAGATCATTGACGACCTCATCCAGCGTATCCGCCGGGTCCGTACATTCCGCCTTCAGCGTATCTGTGATCTTGGTTTCACGGATATCCGCAGGCAACTCGCGCAGGAGCGCCTCGACGGAGGATTCGTTCTCAACCGGTGCGGAAGCTGCTTCAGCGAGCGAGGTGATTTCCGCGCTGACTTTTTCTTCGTCCGCCTCTTCGGGCAGGGCCGCATCTTTCGGGAAATGCTGCTCAAGCCGGGACTGCAGCGAGCGGGCTGTTGCAATGGCGTCGGGCGTTGCGTCTCCGCTGTCCTCAGCCGGAGTTGAGACAGCTTTCAGGCGTCGCATGGCAACCCGTTTTGCCGCAGCAATCCGGGCACGGCGGGTATGGCTGTCCGCCCGGCGCTGGTCTTCTTCGCTCGACAGATCGAGCGGCGGTTCAGCCGATGCAGAGGGCGCTTTCTCGACGGGTGCGGTCACAGCTTCGGTCTTAGTGCCGGCGGGCAGGGACGCCGCGCGGCCAAGCGCATTGCCTTGCCCGAGGTCAAAGCCAAGCGAATCGAGCGCGGTGGCCGCTTCGTGGTCTTCGACCCCGACAGCGGTGATCTCGACATTCCGCTCTTTGGCAAAGCTCAAAAGCTCCGAGAGCGTATTAAGGCCCGGCCCGCCACGGCTTGAACGCACCTGACGCAGGACAGCTGGACCGCCGGTCTTGATCTCTGTGAAGGGGAAGGGATCAAGGCCCTTCATCGCATCGCTTGCGCGGCCGCGCACTTCGAGTGCCAACGGACAGCCTGTTTCAGCCAGCCGCTGATAGGCTTTGGCCTGCACATCAATCGGCGTGTCGGGCGAGAAAAGCGGGCATTCAAGCGTCAGCCGCTTGGCTGGCCACTCATAGGTTTTCAGCATCTTGGTGACGGTTTTGGGCAGTGTCGGATCATTAAGATCCGCGACCGACAGATTGATCGACACCCCGACACCATCGGGCAGCTCTGCCGTGACGGCGCTCGCCAGCGTATTGCCGAGCACATAGCGGGTCAGCTCACCGATTCGGCCCTGGCTTTCGAAAAAGGAGAGAAAGGCGCCCGGCGGCAGGGGCCCAAGGCCCGGATGATCCCAGCGCACAAAGGCTTCGTAACGCCGCAACTGACGGCCCGAAAAGGCGACAATCGGCTGGAATGCGATCTCGAGATGCGCATTCTGCAGGGCGTTATCGATATCGATCCCGGTTAGCCGGACCGCTTGAGCGCTCATGGAGGTCCTGTCTCGCAAATATGCAAAAGGAACCTTACGGCAATCTTCGTTAACGCTGTCTTACCAGCCATTTGGGGGCGGGACCGGTCGCCGCAGGGGCTTTCGGACGCATGGCAAACCGGCCTGCAAACGGATTGAGTGATCCCCTGAAGGGGAGAGGTCGTCATGCACACTGGTCTCATCTGGGCGGCAGCGGGATTATCGGCGCTGACTTTTGCCGTGCACACATTCGTTGGCGGCAAGTTCGTGGCGCGGCCCCTTCTTGCGGATCAGTCGCTGCCGGCCGCATCCAAATGGCTCAATTATTACTGCTGGCACATCACGACGCTTCTGCTGGTCGCGATGACGGTCGGCTACATTCATGCTGCGCGAACCGGCGCGGGTGTCGAGCTCGTCATTTTCATGGGCGTGTGTTCTGCCGCGTTCAGTGTCTTGAGCGGTGCCGTCGCGATCAAAGGCGGCATCAACCCGTTCAGGTTTCCCTCAACGAGCCTTTTTGCGTCTGTCGCCCTGACGACAGGGCTTGCCTTTATTTTTTGATCAGTATTCGAACTGCTCTTCGAGGATTCGTTCCTCAAGCCCGGCACCGGCATCAAACAGCAGGCACATTTCAATATCCCGCGCGATTGAGCCGTGGACGGTTTTGACGTCCCGGACTTCGTAATTGTCAGCGGTCGCCAGCACGGTACGGAATTCGGGATCCTGCACCTCAAAATCGACTTCCGCGTCATAAGAGAGCAGCGCCCCGCGCCAGCGGCGTGGCCGGAACGGGCTGATCGGTGTCAGCGCCAGAAGGTTCGAGCTGATCGGCAGGATCGGGCCGTGCGCGGAGAGATTATAGGCGGTCGAGCCGGCAGGGGTGGATAAAAGGACCCCATCACAGATCAGGGTCTCCATCCGTGTCTGGCCATGCACTTTGATGGTGATGCGTGCGGTCTGGCGGGTCTCCCGCAGAAGGGCGATTTCGTTGATCGCCATCGCCTCATGCCTCTTGCCGCGTCCGTCGGTCGCGATCATCCGCAAGGGGTTGATGACGACGCGGTCCGCTTTGGCGATCCGTTCTGGGAGGGCGGCCGGGTTATACTCGTTCATCAGGAAGCCGACCGTGCCGCAATTCATGCCGTAAACGGGGATGTCGTGATGCATATGGGCGCGCAGGACATCGAGCAGGGTGCCATCACCCCCCAATGCGACGATGACTTCGGCGTCATCGGGGTCACAATTACCGTACATTTTTACGAGTTCTTTGAGCGCAGCCTGACCTCTCGGCCGGTCACTGGCGACGAAGGCGATCCGCTGACCCTTATTTCTGCCTGCCATCTATGTCCTTCCCCCGGAGGCGGATATGCTAACTGCATCCGCCAGTTGCTGTGTGCCATAGGGCTTGTGCATCTGGATATAGCAAATTGAGGTCCATTCCGCGACCGGGAGGTAAGAATGAGTGATACGCCCATCGATATGGTGCCCCAAGAAATCCCGCCCGCCGATCTGCCATCCCTAAAAGGAGAGGTGTCGGAGGAGGAATGGCGCATCCGTTGCGAGCTGGCTGCGACCTATCGACTGGTCCAGCTTTTTGGCTGGGATGATCTCGTATTCACCCATATCTCCGCGCGCCTGCCGGATGAGGATGGCCAGCCCCGTTTCCTGATCAATCCCTTCGGCATCTTCTTCGAAGAGATGACGGCGTCTTCGCTGCTCAAGATTGATGTTGAGGGCAAGAAGCTCAATGACAGTCCGTATACGGCTAATGCGGCGGGCTTCACGATCCATTCTGCCGTTCACGAAGTCCGCCATGATGCGGGCTGCGTCCTTCATCTTCACAGCCCATACGGCATTGCCGTCTCCGCGCTAGAAGAAGGGCTCAGCCGGCTCAGCCAGCATGCAATGCAGATCCATGATGATGTGGCTTATCACGCCTATGAGGGGATTGCCTTCAATCTTGAGGAACGCGCGCGCCTGCAGGCTGATCTCGGTGATCATTCCTGCATGATCCTGCGGAACCACGGTACACTGACGACCGGGGCCAATTGCGCGATCGCCTTTGCGCGGATGTATTATCTTGAGCGGGCCTGCGAGATCCAGATCCTCGCGCAATCCGCGGGCAAGGTGATCGAAGAGAGCGAAGAAATGTCGCGCCTCGTCTATCAACAATCCTCACCGCTCTGGATCAAGGGGATCGGCGACAAGCTGATCTGGCCGGGGCTGGTCCGCCGCCTCGCCCGTGAAAATCCGGGCTGGGACGTTTAAGCGCCCGGATGCTGCTGACGGGGCACAAGGCGCTGGTCACGGGCGCGAGCCGAGGGATAGGTCTCGAGCTTGCGCGCGGCCTGCTCAAGCGCGGCGCGCAGGTGCTGGCGCTCAGCCGCAGCGGGGCACCCGTCAAAGAGCTTGAAGATGCTTATCCCGGCCGCGTTGAATTCCTCCCCGCCGATCTATCCCGGCGCGATCACGTCAATGCGTTGATCGGCACGCTCCAGTCCGAACAGCCGGACCTGTCGATCCTGATCAACAATGCCGGTGTCCAGTATGAGCTTGATCTTTTTGGCAAGGAGCAGGCGCGGATGATCGAGCAGGCGCGTGATGAGATCGAGGTCAATCTGACCTCCATCATTGAGCTAACGACCGGGCTTCTGCCTGTTCTGAAAGCG
Protein-coding regions in this window:
- a CDS encoding ABC-type transport auxiliary lipoprotein family protein, with amino-acid sequence MLKKLICAVPLLALGACVSVLPDSGRQPPRFRLDPDRAMSVAVTPVDTSLIISDPTAEAVYNTFNVAIATGPYRYEYVDGAEWADRVPVLFRIYLERRFENADIVAAVGDRTEMPVSRSYVLYSDIRAFNIDRTGAGEVARVSFGARLTNPRGHTLASSVFTQEIPTGGRGAEFYADALNEAAAMTTEEAVRWTSGLIEENERREAAQSK
- a CDS encoding ion transporter, with protein sequence MEQDYKAKDVAQLPQTPLARARARLVELVEAPWFSNAVMALICLNAITLGLETFDRFDPWRPWLHLFDLLFVTVFVIEMVLRIAAYGPSFFRSGWNIADFVIVAGAALAASNLFAALRAFRVLRLLRVVTVVPRMRTVVRALVDSVPGIISVAIIAVLIVYVFAVIAGSLYGETHPNYFGNVFTSMYTLFQIITLEGWRDIADDVQADHPMSWIFFLTFVLVGTFTMLNLFIAIVVRVVEEEADETEEFIHEETDHVLQELKVLSAKIDELKARLPDQERP
- a CDS encoding enoyl-CoA hydratase-related protein, encoding MTDHCLLTHVDERGVATLTLNRPDVRNALDEELMRELTEHVVTYSRSQDVRLIVITGSEDAFSAGTDISWMEEMATDQPSVDARRLGNLLWQVRCCPKPTIARVNGAAIGAGLALAVACDISVSDDEAQFSLPAVRLGTLPAVLAPFMLDAVSPFVLRRYVLTGETFSADEARRVGFIHATCLGAQLDATVARFIDDLLMGGPLAQKEMKMLLNAYAHEPFNTGLIEGAAKISARIRKTNEAREGLAAYIEKRDPDWKR
- a CDS encoding cation:proton antiporter domain-containing protein is translated as MLLTSLLTPLVLAGLVYVGLTRGILLELTRKPLIVTGVSIGIGLIWLMLNLPYFPDKLIGAAAQSLLGALVFVAAMECRLSRLLRISPDAFRLATGGTLVMMFGFAMTAYILVPGMGLFPPLLVGAALMLGGAPAVSSPLLTAPIAEETRTAARVETATVLVLGVPIAMLLNSGAEPVTPGTAIIDLPAIRSLGGFAIGGIAGLAAGRFLPIPQAALPKSPLFFAAAMYVLAILIGLDPVMTLAGAGVAYSEEARLSAAIRTRYWRTGEATLSPIALALFGLIIAPHAVTLDFLIWFMALVGVGMVRALARYLALVPSHLPVADQTFLIWYNGAPGVGSALMLLIFTASNAPLTDQPMALAAAAVLMGLASARMVSKPLTRRLVQQTALAQKRRYSAA
- a CDS encoding FAD-dependent oxidoreductase is translated as MQHILIIGDGVIGLSAAWKLARAGHRVTCIGDDGPRSTDAAAGMLAPSFERHHPRAAGSLGALLEEGLTFWPDFARELMNETGQTFGYDQNGIIGISFPSAPSSSAIETEPPAGFPASRAWLVPEEGQADPRLLRSVLLNAFWKAGGTHIQLKADAIECRPEGISVRAGTERFMTDRIVLAGGVRSAELLPGAFEMEGVRGRAFLHHAPELKLTHVVRTQTVYFCPKSDGLLYIGATEEIEAGEPAMFDGLWWEAVSVCPPLQGTERLKVFDGVRPALKSGLPKIGHWAEDERVYLALGHDRNGVLLAPLTADRIVLAHSL
- a CDS encoding NAD kinase — encoded protein: MAGRNKGQRIAFVASDRPRGQAALKELVKMYGNCDPDDAEVIVALGGDGTLLDVLRAHMHHDIPVYGMNCGTVGFLMNEYNPAALPERIAKADRVVINPLRMIATDGRGKRHEAMAINEIALLRETRQTARITIKVHGQTRMETLICDGVLLSTPAGSTAYNLSAHGPILPISSNLLALTPISPFRPRRWRGALLSYDAEVDFEVQDPEFRTVLATADNYEVRDVKTVHGSIARDIEMCLLFDAGAGLEERILEEQFEY
- a CDS encoding class II aldolase/adducin family protein, with protein sequence MSDTPIDMVPQEIPPADLPSLKGEVSEEEWRIRCELAATYRLVQLFGWDDLVFTHISARLPDEDGQPRFLINPFGIFFEEMTASSLLKIDVEGKKLNDSPYTANAAGFTIHSAVHEVRHDAGCVLHLHSPYGIAVSALEEGLSRLSQHAMQIHDDVAYHAYEGIAFNLEERARLQADLGDHSCMILRNHGTLTTGANCAIAFARMYYLERACEIQILAQSAGKVIEESEEMSRLVYQQSSPLWIKGIGDKLIWPGLVRRLARENPGWDV
- a CDS encoding SDR family oxidoreductase, which codes for MLLTGHKALVTGASRGIGLELARGLLKRGAQVLALSRSGAPVKELEDAYPGRVEFLPADLSRRDHVNALIGTLQSEQPDLSILINNAGVQYELDLFGKEQARMIEQARDEIEVNLTSIIELTTGLLPVLKAQPAAAIVNITSSLALAPKKSAPVYCATKAGLRSFTKTLRYQCEEKAPHVLVVDAMMGLVETDMTAGRGKKMITPERAAREVLDGLQKEKTEIAIAQAALVKVIARIAPSIAERILKNA